The sequence TTCGCCATTGGTCACGGCTGCGGTTAGAACGGCCTGGTCCATGGCATATTGGAATTCCAGTAGTTTTGCCAGGGGCATCTGTTGCTGTTTGATCATCACAGCTAATTGATCAATGGTGTCATTGATGTCCATCTCCCGGATATAGTAACCGCCCCTGGCCCCTTTTTTTGCCTCTAAAAGCCCTTTTTGTTTTAATGCCCCCAATGCTTCCCGTACCGATCCCCGGCTGGTTTTAAAAACATCCTGCAGTTCGCGCTCACTGGGGAGCCGGTCACCGGGCAGAAAAACATTGTCCAGGATAGCCGCCTCAATCTGAAGCCGGATGGCTTCGGCTTTATTGGTTCCCGTGACCGGTTGGAAATTGTTGGGATGATTTATACTCATTAATGTCCTACCATTGAAGTTGTTTCATGCGTGATGTTTGTTTTATTGAAACAATAATATAAATTTTTTAAATAAAATATTCTTTATTTTTTATTAGTTGAAGTTATTTGATCGTTTTTGTCTTAATTTGTTTTGGTTCGACCTTAATGAGGGTATAGATGTGGTAAGATGAAGTCAAGTTCTTTTTCAACCCGTGTGTGCAGGCAAAAAAACAGCTTAAAGCAGATTGATGAGTGGGTTAGTTGATTTGGAGAAAAAAAGGCCATGGTGCAGAGGTCTGCGCGCCATGGCCATAATTTTAATAAACTGTGTGGAAAAATTAAAAAGGGGATTCAATGGGTCCCATGCCCATATAAACGGACTTGACCTGGGTGTAGTGACGGATGGTTTCAGTGCCGTTTTCCCGGCCAATGCCCGAGTTTTTGTATCCGCCAACGGGCATCTGGGCCGGAGAGTTGCCATAGGCATTGATCCAGCAGATGCCTGCGTCAAGTTGATGGATCACCCTGTGGGCCCGTTGAATGTCTTTGGTAAACACCCCGGCTGCCAGGCCAAAGTGAGTGGCATTGGCCCGCTGAATCACCGTCTCTTCGTTGTCAAATTCAAGTACTGCCATCACCGGGCCAAAGATTTCTTCTTTGACAATGGTCATATCATCGGTGCAATCGGAAAATACCACGGGTGGTACAAAATAACCGTTGCGGATAGGCCCGGCCAGATCGGGCAGGGTGTCTCCGCACAACTGGGTTGCACCTTGTTGCCGTGCAGATTCAATATAGGTCAGTACCTTGTCCCGGTGGTCTTTGGATATCAGGGCACCAAAGTTGGTTGAAGGGTCCATGGGATCGCCTATTTTAATGTTGGTCTGTATCCGTGACAAAAGCGTTTCCAAAAATAACGGTTTTATTTTTTCATGAACAAAAACCCGGGTGCAATTGGTACATATCTCTCCCTGGGTGTAGAAATTGCCTAACATGGCCGCACTGACCGCATCGTCTATGTCCGCATCTTCAAATATAATTAACGGGGATTTGCCCCCAAGCTCCATGGTCACATCTTTAAGGGTTGTGGCCGCACTGGCCATCACTTTTTTTCCTGTACCCACCTCGCCGGTAAACGAAACCTTTTCAATGCCGGGGTGTCCTGTGAGCCACTGCCCTACACCCGCAGCACCCTGGACAACGTTGAAGACGCCGTCCGGCACACCGGCTTCGGTGTACACCCGGGCCAGTTCCAGCGCCCCTCTGGGTGTCTCTTCAGAGGGTTTGAAAATCATGCTGTTGCCGCAGGCAAGGGCTGGTCCGGATTTCCAGCAGGCAATCTGGATGGGATAATTCCAGGCGCCAATGCCGGCACACACGCCTAAAGGCTCTCTACGGGTATAGTAAAAATCCCGGCCAAGGTCCTGCTGGCAGCCTTCAATGCCCGGTGCGATGCCTGCAAAAAATTCAATGACCTCCGCCCCAGTGACCACATCCACCTCGGCAGCCTCCTGCAGGGGTTTTCCAGTGTCCAAGACTTCAATACGGGCCAGCTCATCATTTTTATCCTTCAGAATGGATACGGCTTGCATGAGAATCCGGCTGCGTTGCACCGCATCCATGGCCGACCAGGCTTGAAATCCTTTTTTTGCACTTTCCACAGCAGCATTAAGCACATATTCGTCTGCCACTTCCACCTGATAGATATCTTCTCCCGTTGCAGGGTTGACCACAGGAAACCGTTCGCCGGTTTTGTTATCCATGAACCTGCCGTTAATATAATTTTTATACAAAAGATCTGACATTCGATATTATCCTTTTATATGTTTTTACTCGATCATCAAGCAACGGACGGTTAATTACATGCGCGACCCGGCTGATCTGCCATTGCCGACATTAAGGCTTTGGTGCCGTGGCCGGGCATGCCCGTTCCGATGATATGGTCATCCACTTGAATCACAGGCACGATGCCTTTGTTGGTTCCGGTGATGAATAGTTCATCGGCAGACAGCAGGGTGTCCAGGGGAATGTCCTGTTCAGATACGGGAAACAGTTTTTTTCCAAGGGTCAGGACGGTTTTGCGGGTAATGCCCTTGAGCACCCCTTTTCCCGGTGTGACCAAGGTGCCTTCAATCAGGGCAAACAGATTGCTGGTGGTGCCTTCGAGAACCATTTTGTCCCGGGTCATATACAAGGCTTCCACAGCGCCTTGCGCCTTTGCTTTTTTCAAAGCCAGGACAGCAGGAATGTAGTTGGTGGCCTTGGCGTCGGGGATGGCACGCTGCTGGACAAAGGTGATCACCTTTACACCTTTTGTATACCAATGGGCAGGCAGGGCTGGAATATCAGTGGCCAGAACAATCAGTCTGGGATTATCCGCCGGACTGAAGAAATCAGGGCTGGAGCCCCCCGTCACAAGGATGCGG comes from uncultured Desulfobacter sp. and encodes:
- the betB gene encoding betaine-aldehyde dehydrogenase, with product MSDLLYKNYINGRFMDNKTGERFPVVNPATGEDIYQVEVADEYVLNAAVESAKKGFQAWSAMDAVQRSRILMQAVSILKDKNDELARIEVLDTGKPLQEAAEVDVVTGAEVIEFFAGIAPGIEGCQQDLGRDFYYTRREPLGVCAGIGAWNYPIQIACWKSGPALACGNSMIFKPSEETPRGALELARVYTEAGVPDGVFNVVQGAAGVGQWLTGHPGIEKVSFTGEVGTGKKVMASAATTLKDVTMELGGKSPLIIFEDADIDDAVSAAMLGNFYTQGEICTNCTRVFVHEKIKPLFLETLLSRIQTNIKIGDPMDPSTNFGALISKDHRDKVLTYIESARQQGATQLCGDTLPDLAGPIRNGYFVPPVVFSDCTDDMTIVKEEIFGPVMAVLEFDNEETVIQRANATHFGLAAGVFTKDIQRAHRVIHQLDAGICWINAYGNSPAQMPVGGYKNSGIGRENGTETIRHYTQVKSVYMGMGPIESPF
- a CDS encoding aminotransferase class IV — its product is MKTVYVDGKFVPWDKAVIPVDDLAVLRGYAVCDVIRTFRGSPHCLDAHIDRLWSSVAQIGLTPIWTKEEVKEIIFKVLEKNPHMDEANIRILVTGGSSPDFFSPADNPRLIVLATDIPALPAHWYTKGVKVITFVQQRAIPDAKATNYIPAVLALKKAKAQGAVEALYMTRDKMVLEGTTSNLFALIEGTLVTPGKGVLKGITRKTVLTLGKKLFPVSEQDIPLDTLLSADELFITGTNKGIVPVIQVDDHIIGTGMPGHGTKALMSAMADQPGRACN